One region of Triticum aestivum cultivar Chinese Spring chromosome 6B, IWGSC CS RefSeq v2.1, whole genome shotgun sequence genomic DNA includes:
- the LOC123133855 gene encoding uncharacterized protein, whose product MDSHVAATLPPLLPTPARCLLLTPPPAVYTARVELDSKKQQPGRASMSRSWIKDKADLPGRALRSSSWVTDKTLRRAGTLNGGVERLGRMETPRENWKRPASRAPSVDRCDKKPRPPTEMVAASEASLHAGPAPSIGLFEKKAKPVTEMVVDSVVTSFAGPAPSIDLSEKKTEPMTEMVTDLEASRFAGPAGLVDRSEKKPMPLTVMEASPFAGLAPLIDRSEKKPEALTKMKEDSEAASFFAGPTFMVSPDPSELPMPTFIMSPDPSELPMPTFLYKHKVAKVLARLVAPMLIDQQEG is encoded by the coding sequence ATGGATAGCCATGTCGCTGCGACTTTGCCGCCGCTGTTGCCTACCCCGGCGCGCTGCCTCCTCCTGACGCCTCCTCCGGCGGTGTACACGGCTCGTGTGGAGCTGGACAGCAAGAAGCAGCAGCCTGGACGTGCCTCGATGAGCCGAAGCTGGATAAAGGACAAGGCCGACCTTCCTGGACGTGCTTTGCGGAGCTCCAGCTGGGTCACTGACAAGACGCTCCGTCGTGCCGGGACTTTGAACGGCGGCGTCGAGCGCCTCGGCCGCATGGAGACGCCGAGGGAAAACTGGAAGAGGCCGGCGAGCCGTGCGCCATCCGTCGACCGGTGCGACAAGAAGCCGAGGCCTCCGACCGAGATggtggcagcctcggaggcatcaCTCCACGCTGGCCCCGCGCCGTCCATCGGCCTGTtcgagaagaaggcaaagcctgTGACTGAGATGGTGGTAGACTCGGTGGTGACATCCTTCGCTGGCCCTGCTCCGTCGATCGACCTGTCGGAGAAGAAGACAGAGCCTATGACTGAGATGGTGACAGACTTGGAGGCGTCACGCTTCGCTGGTCCTGCGGGGTTGGTTGACCGGTCGGAGAAGAAGCCAATGCCTCTGACCGTGATGGAGGCATCGCCCTTCGCTGGCCTCGCTCCGTTGATCGACCGGTCCGAGAAGAAGCCGGAGGCTCTGACTAAGATGAAGGAGGACTCGGAGGCGGCATCCTTCTTCGCTGGACCGACATTCATGGTGTCGCCGGATCCCAGCGAGCTGCCCATGCCGACCTTCATCATGTCGCCAGACCCCAGCGAGCTGCCCATGCCAACCTTCCTCTATAAGCACAAGGTCGCTAAAGTGTTAGCTAGATTAGTCGCTCCGATGCTCATTGATCAGCAAGAAGGTTGA